Below is a genomic region from Erigeron canadensis isolate Cc75 chromosome 7, C_canadensis_v1, whole genome shotgun sequence.
ACCTCTCCTAATTACAATATCTGGGATACTTTGACTCTATCATTCTTTTTGTGTGTAATAGGGTAGATTGTTATTGAAACTCATATATAACAGACACAAATGTTACATGCCATGATTGTTGCAAAACTACTGTATTAGCTAGATAATTTCACCACTTTCGTCAAAGAGCTAACATTTTCAAATCtgtctcttttttctttttttttctttctttttttatgtgtgcatgaaattgatttgattttatgTGAGTTAATTTGGTAAGAATAATACAGATAAATGAATCAAAAGAAGTATATGAAAACCATGAAAATGTTATCATGGTACCTTGAACAGTATATACGAAACCTCCCATTTGACCCGgtacatctatatataaaatacttcaACACGGAGCTTAATTGGAGGTTGGATATATGGttaagtaaataaaatgatCACTATTTATAAAACTGTTAACACGTcatttatacatgtgtaagtaaaACGGAAAGAAAATGTGTGGTTGGTTCTTTTGGTCTTTTTGAAAAAAGTGTTCTCAATCTAACGTtttcctacatatatatatagggatgaaAAATATAAGACTGTCAGGACCTATGCTTAGGTGTTGAACACTTAGatacttattttttaatctataaaattcATGGGAACCAATTATTTTTCCATTAAATCaaaaagtattatattattagtatgTAAGCGGTTACACATCAATGTTTAGGTGTTAGACAACCTTATAatcacttttccatatatatatataggaaaagagATGAGATATGAAAAATTAATACTACTTCCGTCCCATTAAAAacgttttattttgaatattcaaagccTTTATTCATAACATTTgacttaaataaatatttttcggttatataaaaaattacaccAATAAAATCTCTTCTAAAACACAATCAGTACATGCAATAGTATCAAGAATAATCTACCACAAGTAAAAttgtttaaagttaaagttgaaaaagttgtacattgaaaattcaaaacataatattttcAGATAACCACCTCTTAAAAATATGCAATAACTGTTGAAAATGATTCATATCTTAAGTCACGTGAGTGAGAAGAGGTCTTCACATGTAATGCTAAAGATCAGGTCTAAGCTGAAATAGTTGAGGAATGCAGCTTTTTCTCAGTAGtttatttctttatatttgaataaaatTGTTAGTTTCTATCCGGGTCTATAGGATGTAGCCGTTTGACCTTTGGGTATTTATATGTTACTTCTCTTCTTAGTTTTGTATGCAATttctatattaataaaatacaaaagCTGCCTTTGTTCTCTttcattattaaatatatattgtgagTGTTGCAATCCATTTTTTCtacagtggtatcagagcgtCATACGATCTCTGCGACctattcatttttcatttcccTTCATACTCATTCACTCATCAATCGCTGAACAAACTAGCACCCTTCCTACTGCACCCACACCTAATCCTGTATTCAAAGGAGAAGGATACGACCATTGGAGTATCCGGATGAAAACCATTCTGAAGTCAAGAGACCTGTGGGACTTGGTAGAAACTGGTGTAAATGAAGAAGAAGCAGACGCAGCTCAGCTTAAAAATCAAATGAAACGAGATGCACATGTTATGGCCATTATACAACAAGCTGTGCATGAtcagttgttttcttgaattgCATCAACAGAATCTGCAAAAGAAAGTTGGGAGACCTTGAAGATGGAGTACCAAGGTGATAGTCAAGTAAAGGCAATCAAGCTGCAAGGCCTAAGAAGAGATTTTGAAAACTTGGCCATGTGAGAAGGAGAGCTTGTGGGTGACTATTTTCTCGGGTAATGGCTATCGTAAGCCAGAAGAGAGCGTATGGTGAACAAGTTTCAGATCAAAGTATTGTTGAGAAGATCTTGAGGAGCCTCACACCAAAGTTTGACTTTGTTGTTTCTCCCATTGAGGTATCTCTTGACCTCTCAAAGCTAACCCCTGTTAAACTAATGGGCTCTCTCCAATCACAAGAAGAAAGAATGAATAGCAGATCTGGACAAACTACCGAAAGAGTTGAAGACCATGCACTACAAGTTATTCAAGAAATCAATCGACCATCAGCCGGTACCTATGGAAGGGGTCGTGGACGAGGTGCATTCAGAGGTAGAGGAAGGACTTTGGATCGTAGCAAAGTACCCCAATGttatgtgtgtaaaaaataTGGCCGCATAGCTAAGGATTGTTGGTATAATCCCGAAGAGCCTCAAGTCAATGTAGCAACAGAGGCAAATACTCAAGTTCATGAAGACAACACAGAAGATCAACATCTTTTCATGGCTATTATAAGTGAAGAACCACATGCTCTCATGACAGATGACAGCAATGTAAGTGATAACAATAGTTTATGGTTCATTGACTCAGGCTGTTCCAATCATATGTCTGGGTCAAGGAATAACTTTACTACTTTAGATAAGTCATTTAAAATGCATGTGAAATTGGGGAATAAAAAGAAGTTGGTCGTGGAAGGCAAGGGTACAATCAAAATTAGTACTGGAAAGGGTACCTATAAGCTTCTAGGAGATGTGTACTTTGCTCCTGAATTAGAGTACAACCTCCTAAGTGTTGGGCAACTTATGAAAAAAGGTTACTCATTGCATTTCGAAGATGGAAAATGCATTATCAGTAATTGGGGAGCGGAGGTAATGAAGATTATGGTATCCTCCAACAACATGTTTCTTTTAGATGCAAGTAAAGCCCATGTTCAAACTACCAGTCCTCATTCAACCTCTCacttatggcacaaaaggtttgCTCACTTAAACTTTGACAGCCTTAAAGTCTTGCATGATAATCACATGGTTAAGGGACTTCCAAAAATAAGAAGCACTGAAGTGTGTGAAGGATGCATAATGGGAAAGCAGATACGACAGCCTTTCTTATCTACTTCATGGAGGGCATCTCAAAAGTTAGAGTTGATTCATGCTGACTTGTGTGGCCCTATGCAAGTTCCCAGTCTAGGTAAAAGTCTTTATTATTTTCTGCTTATTGATGACTTTACTCGTATGTGCTGGATATATTTCATATCAAATAAGTCTCAAGCTTTCCAAAAGTTTAAAGTCTTTAAGCAGCTCGTAGAAAAAGAAAGTGAGCATGTCATTAAAGTTCTTCGAACCGATAGAGGTGGCGAGTTCTGTTCAAATGAATTCAATACTTTCTGTGAAGAACATGGAATTAAAAGAGAGTTGACTGTGCCCTACACACCTCAACATAATGGTGTTGTAGAGCGCAAAAACGAAACCATCATGGGAATGACAAGAAGTATGTTAAAAGGTCATGATCTTCCTAATTATCTATGGGCAGAAGCAGTGACTATTGCTGTTCATGTTATCAACCGATCTCCAACAACTGCTATTGAAGGAAAAACTCCCATAGAGGCTTGGTCAGGAGTGAAGCCGAAGGTTGATCATTTGCGCGTGTTTGGATGTGTGGCTTATGGTCATGTCATGGTTAATGGAAGACATAAGCTTGATAGCAGGTCGAAGAAGATGATATTCATTGGCTATACTTCCAGTGGCACTGGATATCGGTTGTTTCATCCAGTGACAAAAGAACTCCAACCACGACGTGGTGGTGATATTACTTTTCTTGAAAGTGAAAAATGGGACTGGAAGGAAGCATGCAAACTTGATCAACAAGCTTATGAGAGGATGTTGGCTGACCCGTTTCCTGTCGACACATGTGAGTTAGGTTCCACTTCTAACTCTAATGATGTATCCTCGGGTAATGAAGGATCTAGTCAGAATGTTGAACCCCAAACACCTCTAGTATCGCAAGCTCAAAGTTCTCAGTCAAGTTTCTCAAGTGGTGGTGGTAACTCTGACTCAACACCTCCTTTCCGCTATAGAGATCTTGTTGATGTCTACGCTAATACCAGGGAGATTGAAACACAACTTGATGAATGTCAATTTGCTCTAAACATATCTGATCCATGCACATACGAGGAAGCTAAGTGCAATAAAGAATGGGAGCATGCAATGATAGAAGAGCTAAATGCCATTGAAAAGAACAATACGTGGGAGCTAGTCACACTACCCACTGGTAAAAATGTTGTTGGGCTGAAGTGGTTATACAAAACAAAGGTTGGGCCTGACGGAAAAATCCTTCGTTACAAGGCTCGACTTGTAGCTAAGGGATATTCTCAGAAGAAAGGGGTGGATTTCGAGGAAACTTTTGCTCCTGTGGCTCGTTTTGAAACAATAAGAATGGTGCTTGCTGTAGCAGCTTCAAGAGGTTGGTATGTGCATCAACTAGATGTCAAATCAGCTTTTTTGAATGGTGACTTGACTGAAGAGATCTATGTTGAGCAGCCAGAAGGATTTGAGAGGCAAGATAAGGAGGAAGTGACTAAAGTGTATCGACTCCACAACGCTTTATATGGATTAAAGCAAGCTCCCAAAAGTTGGTACTCAAAGATTGATGGCTATTTTTTGCAAAATGGGTTCAAAAAGAGTGACAATGAACCTACTCTTTATGTTAAACAAAGTTCAAACAGTGCATTGATCTATGTTTGCCTGTATGTGGACGACATTATTTGTACAAGCTCATGCTCTAAGATGATTGAAGAATTTAAGCAAggtatgaaaaatgtttttgaaatgacTGACTTGGGGTTTTTGAGATACTTTTTGGGCATGGAAGTAAAGCAGACAAGCCAAGGTATTTTCATATGTCAAAGTAATTATGCTGTGaatttaatagatagatttggAATGAAAGGATGTAAAGTAGATCAAATTCCTATGTGTCCATATGAAAAGTTTCAAGTTGAAGATGGTCAAGACAAGACTGATGGTACTATGTACAGGAGCCTAGTAGGTGGGTTGATATATTTAACTCACACTAGGCCTGATTTATCATATGGGGTTGGTGTCCTTTCCAGGTTCATGCATGCTCCATCAAAAAAGCATATAGGGGCTGCAAAAAAAGTTCTTCGTTACATTGCAGGTACAGTCAATTTTGGGTTATTTTATAAGCGTACTAGTGAAGTTGAGTATAAGGGTTATACAGATAGCGACTGGGCAGCAAGTTTGGAGGATCGCAAAAGTATCTCGGCTTATGTATTCACTCTTGGAAGTGCTGCAGTGTCTTGGTGTTCCAAGAAGCAAAACACTGTAGCCTTATCAAGTACAGAAGCAGAGTACATATCAGCTACAAGTGCAACATGTCAAGCTGTGTGGATGCGTAGAATGTTGGAAGATCTGGGAATTCATCAAGGTAAGGCTACTGTGATCAAATGTGACAGCAAGTCAGCAATTAATCTATCAAAAAATGCTATCATGCATAGCAGAACCAAACACATAGAGCTCAAacatcatttcattcgtgagtTGGTCAATCAAAATCAAGTACTGCTGGAGTATTGTAACACTAATGATCAGGTTGCTGATGTATTAACCAAGTCATTGTCCAAGGAAAAGTTTGTGTACATGAGGTATCTTCTTGGGGTACAGGAGTATGAATCAAGAGGGGGTGTTGAAAATGATTCATATCTTAAGTCACGTGAGTGAGAAGAGGTCTTCACATGTGATGCTAAAGATCAGGTCTAAGCTGAACTAGTTGAGGAATGCAGTTTTTTCTCAGTAGTTTGTTTCtttatatttgaataaaatTGTTAGTTTCTATCCGGGTCTATAGGATGTAGCCGTTTGACCTTTGGGTATTTATATGTTACTTCTCTTCTTAGTTTTGTATGCAATTTCTATATttcattattaaatatatattgtgagTGTTGCAATCCATTTTTTCTACAATAACAAGCTAGATTACAAACGAGATAAATTTATTTAGAAGATCAGAAGTTTTGTCATCAtctaattaaatatacaaataagttTCAATACCAACATAATTCAcgaaatcaaatcaaatataccattattatattaatatgagatacaaatatgaaaaacacatcATGTGCATGCATGCAGCTGATGCGATATGATTTAATGACATGATGATCGTATTCCCTCCAACTCTGTTGCAACATCTTTCATAGTTGGCCGTAGTTTACCGTTCAAATTTAAGCATCTTTTTGCAAGCTTAGCAACTGCCATAAGCTGCTCTTTTGGACCATCCGACACTCGCTCATCAATGTTTCCAATATAAGCCCTTCCTCCATTGACAAAATCAATGTTGCCAGGCTTCTCGATTCCCCTGGGCCTGCTGAATATATAGGCTTCTTTCCAGTTAAAAGCTCAACCAAAACAATCCCAAAGCTATAAACGTCGCTTTTTTCTGTGAATTGGTTTGATTGAAAGTACTCGGGATCCAAGTACCCGTAGGTCCCTTTAACTATAGTGCTCAAATGAGTTTGATCCCCAATGACAGACTTTGATATTCCAAAATCGGATAGCTTTGCTTTAAATTTTTCATCCAAAAGTATGTTGGAAGATTTAATGTCTCGATGGTATATAGGAACGGAAGTGGTAGAATGCATATAGGCAAGAGCTCCAGCGACCTCA
It encodes:
- the LOC122609514 gene encoding wall-associated receptor kinase-like 1 produces the protein MFRARELEAATDRYNDNRVVGRGGQGTVYKGMLPDGKIVAVKKSVSVDDETQIESFINEVFLLSQISHKNVVKLLGCCLETEVPILVYEFVANGNLFQFLHDENYEFPTLWSIRITIATEVAGALAYMHSTTSVPIYHRDIKSSNILLDEKFKAKLSDFGISKSVIGDQTHLSTIVKGTYGYLDPEYFQSNQFTEKSDVYSFGIVLVELLTGKKPIYSAGPGESRSLATLILSMEEGLILETLMSECRMVQKSSLWQLLSLQKDA